cacccagtgcctcattgaattaatccgaagtaatagattgacacccagtgtctcatcgactcgaagtcgaagaaattcgtaaactcttccaatcctatggcatgccatctatatctgacccagcccaatacagttaatagggtttaatttcactttccaATGATAATATCTAATATCATATTTTCCCAATATTACATTtacacacatatattcataatatatattccaattcaattcaatcaatataaatttaataattttatcatataccAATTCAATCTATTTCAACTGCAAGACACAAATattctcacctcaacacttaccgtatacattaaataaaaattacaacaattaataactagcttcgaattatagaaatacaagccAGAAATTCCAAGCTATTCCTCGttgactttatctttcccctttttagttgaTAGTTCTGGTACGATGTTAGATAcgtaattaaaacaattaaaatttatcaacacaatacaatttaaattttatattgaatatttcaactttttactcaacatttgtctaaattccaatttagtccctaaaccgagactaccttttattcttcaaatttaattctttattttcatgcaaatttcattttagactaaattcaactccctattttctcataaattcttaaattttgaattttaacaatttagtccctaatactcaaaatttacaatttattctacaattcaatcttttttcatttctaacttaaaaatctatcaatttaatctctaatactaaaattattcaacatagacaacacttaaaaactcaataatttctaaaattttgacatgggtcgggtagtatttaacACTAGAATTCTAAAAGaataaaagttacaagaaaatagactaaattgactaaccaattgaacttgaaaCCTTGAAACCCTagtttctcctttctttcttttctccctgtttcgttttctgctttgttctttctattctttttattttctttctttatttcatttacttatttattttattatatttactttattattatattatatatatttacttaaatattaagtaatacatattttattaatatatacatatgcatattatTTTAACACATGTAATTTCTATTACCATCCACATGTTGAAATAAAGcttaattgcttatttagtccctttactttttctttaatttataatttaacttctatcttttatgtaatttaatccttatacctaattgctcttaattcatacaaattcacctaatcaaaacctaattaattATACAACcaatttcgtaaatatttttaataaatatttaagaatcCGTTTTATGGAAACAAAATcccaaaaatacacttttcgaCATCCGTGACTATTAGGTCGTTACAAGTTCACCAAATTAATTACAAATGAGCCTATGTGTAAAGCAGataatcacattttatattatttgtataacaaaaatattaacCATTAACAAAATATTTGTGTCATTTTCCTCTCTAGTAAATGCAAAGTTTGATATTACAATCTTGCTTATTTTGTGGCGTGGCCCCGGTTATAAATGAATCAACTAATGGCAAAAaccataacttttttttttaagtgaaggaagataataaattttcttgattttaatGCTCTTATCATAgagtaaaaaattattaattttagtcgattgagtcttaaatCATTTGATATTCATATTATtgcaaatacaaaaaaaatataagttcaaaTACGTTGAAGCGcgctatatttttatttaaggtTAAGAAAAAACTATAATTAATTCTAAACAttgtataaaaagaaaaagaaatattagGAATGGTGATATCCCCTAAAAATCCCGTAGAGAAATAGGCTAATAAAAACCCTGGTTGTTAGGAATTATTATTACAAAATTAAGATACAATTTAAGGActatattgtaaatattttgacTGCTTTGCTTTTTGATTCCGTTAACAGTTAGTTTTTTAAAAATCGGATAAGTTATAGTAaatattaattgatatttttaaatagttGTTAATATATAGTAAATTACCCTTTTAAGTTTTATACCAAAATTATTTGGAATTACATAAAATAGTATGTTAATAAAGTTAAAAgccataaaattaattttgatgaaaacatttCAAATGATTAATACTTTTAAAGAAACTGAGAATGTTTTGCTTAACTTACCTAACgaggataataaaataaaatattttccgctATATTTCGGTAGAAATTAAAGTTTTTGATGACGAAATTTATTACAAACGCAAACAAAGCAAAGCCACGTGGCACTAGGAGGGAATCATACCATCACCGGAGTTGTATGATTGCACCCAATACTAATACTCCGCGTGTTACCACTCGTTTAACTGAGGAACCGACGTGCCTAACCAGGGTTAATAACATCATTATTATAAATACGTAGTTTTGCTAACGTTGTGGATGCGAAACCCCCCCTAACTATCTCTCTCCGGTGGCTGCTTTGTATCTGGTTAggatatttttctatttctaatatcattttttccctttttttttttggttaagttctttgttttctattgtttttttttaagtaattcgTTCATGTAACCTAGCTGAGATGTTGTTCCATTCCATATGAATATataatatagatatagatatatctGTAAATGAACTGAGATGTCGTCTCCGTTTGGTTgatcagaaaaggaaagaaaaataaggaaagtGAAAGTGTTTTTCTATTATGGTTTTTTAGCATTAGAAGAATAGAAGTTGGTATGAAACAAAGTCAATGACTTTGTCTGGGATCCCAAAGCTGAAagataccaattttttttttccttttctttgtttACAATTACACTTTCTTTGTAAACTAAACAGAAAGTACacgcaaaaaataaaaataaaatcggaGTTTGTTGTCGATCGGTTCctttagattttgatttttgattttttttgtgtgaACAGAGTGTACGATTGAATTTCGAGCAAATCGATTACACCGGAAGTGAGGTCTGTTTTTTTAGTTTtctccttcttctctttcttcttcttgtttgACCGCGTCTACtctgtttttatatatataaaatagtatgcGAATCAAAGTTTAGATTAAACAGGGCAAAAAAGAAATGAATTTGGTCAtcagtttgtttttatttttgttgaatgTGATCAGATCACGATGGCCACGCCGGCAGCTGCTCCACCACCGGATATCAGTTTCAAGTGCACCAATATGGACGACCTCTTTACCTGTTTCGTTAAAATAACCAGTGGATCTCCTCTGCCAAACAATGTTATCGATCACGTAAATCCTTACGGAATTGACCCCAAAAATTTACCTGGTAAAGGGCTTAACTTCTCTGCAAATAACCCTGATTAGGGTTATTGTTATCATCAATTCTTCCAGGGTTTCTTTAACTAATGCCCTTGCCACTTGATTGCTACTTGCAGGAGGCGTTTGGTTCCTGATTAACTCCAAGGAGGAAGTCGATACGAAAGGTGGCGAGTGGAAGACCAAAGAGGAAGGTCGTGAAGTTTTTTCCGACTCTGAGATGATTGGTTGGAGAACAAGTCTTGAATATTACGAGGGTCGAGAACCTCATCAACGTAAAACTGAGTGGGTGATGGAGATGTTCAACGTAACTGTGAAGAGGATGTGCGACGAGAAGGAGAAACAGGTACTTGATCGAAACTGGAAAGTCGTATACTTTGTTGACATGTTTCATGTTTGTCGTATTTCGATTCCAACTAAACCCGTTGACCGGTTTGATTGGATTATATGCAGGAAACCAGCTCCCTGTGCCGAGTTTCTCTTGTTCCCAGCCATGAGATGGTTGAGAATGGAACAGGGAATCATTTGATTCCACATCTTGATCTCGATGCTCACAGCAGTTCAAGAAACCCTCAGGTATGTCGGTCTTTGCTTTTGTTTGATCGATTCgggttttgattattttttttcttttcttttccttttggggATACAAGATTCTGTTGCACATTTATTGTGAAATTTTCAACTTGATGGCTTTTAGACCATACTATGAATTTAGGCTTTTGCGCACCTTTAGGATTTACCTAAAATATCAGCCAAGATGGACCTAAAACATTTGATTAGGGAAAATTTCCCCTTTATATAATTAGGATAAATAAGATACCAGTGGGCAACCAGATTTAGAAAATACATGAGCAATTCATTAACAAGTATACATCGTTTTTGGTGGTCTCTTTTTTGCTCTGAGATTTTGTCATTACTTGTTGGTGAACAAGCATGAAGAGACAGAAGCATTGGCTGTTGCAGAGAGAAATGAAGGAGAGAACCTCTTTGGGATGGACTCTGGAGGTTATGATATCGGTTTCTTTGCGGGAGGTAACTTTTTGGAACTGAAGGACCTTGATAACCCAACATCACCTTCCTCGAGTTCTGATAATTCAAGTGCCATTAGCATTTCATCGGGCGAATGTTTCGACTCGTTGGCTATTTTGCAAGAACTCGACGAGCAAATTTTAGAACAAAAAGATTCAGGTAAAAAGCTCGATGTTTTGGCAGGCGACAAACCAAATGAGTTGGATACGGTTCCAGCCACTTTAGGTACAAGTTTCTTTCTCTGCCCAGGCTCATCTCATTGTTCTTTACTTGTAGCATTACTTTGATTGGTGAGATGAAGCTGTTCCCATGCCTAggttttgatgtttgattttattGTAAGCAGGGTGTTTAGTTAGTGTTGAAGGAAGCAACTCAAGCAGTGAGGGTGATGAATCCTTCAAAACTGGTGTGAGTGGAGACCCAAACAATCAGGTAGCAAAGCGTGCCAAAGTGGAGGAAGTTCCATCGTCATCTCGTAAACCATCGGAGAGCCATGGTGGAAGAAGAAAGGGAGGCAGTTTAGGGGGAATGCTTAGAAAGAAGTACTTATGCTTTATGCCATTTTAGATGGGATGGTAATTTCAGAGAAAGTAAATTAGCATGGTATTTAGATGATTAATGAACATGTTTTTTAGATAAACTGTTATGTATAGCAGCACCTAAAACTGCAAAGTCACTGCATTAGTCAAAGTAATGAGATTCTTATTCAAAGATGATGAAAGAAAGAAACTTGATCATCCTATCCTCGAGTAGGAAGTCCGTGAATCAGTGGATCTTTCCTCTTTTTAGGAGTGGTCGATCACTTCCTTTTTCCATGTAATACTTGGTTTTGAAACTTAGTTGTTAACtgcaccttttttttttaatttagtaatgtgaaaatttgttattatgtcaCGTTATTAAATGTTGATGTAATTTAAGTTTATAGAAGTATCAAAACAGATTTAAATATCAAGTTTAAGAGTaaaaatctataaatttataaattataaattgaaaatttgatgttaAATAACACTCCGACTTAATAgtcatatttgatttttaattatatgtaaatcATACGTGGACTCattagtaatttattttaatttaaattattaccgttcacataaatttattattttataaaattaaaagttttatttgtaattttacaaCCGAATTAAGATATACATAACTCGATTAATGAATGAGATAGATCAATAAAATACTTaatatagtataaatatatacaaatgtAATCGCACTTGTAGTTATAACAACAAAAGTAAATCAAATACGCTATTACAGCATATAGCAAACTTTGGATTAATCTTATTTTTCCTACATACCAAACCAAAAGAGACCTCACTACTACTACTAATGAAATGCTGAGTTTAGGTTAATGGGAGGGGGTTGTTAAGTACCCCAATAAAATGTAGAAATGCCTTTGGTACCATTAGATTTGGGGCTCCAGCTTTACTTTATTATAATTCTCAGTTGTTGGGTCCATTGCTGGACTTGTTctatttattttgaaagtttctAATTAAAGAACAAGAAAACCCCAACCAATAATTACAAAAACTAGACATAATTTATCCCTCCTCCCACATGTCTGCCTAAATTCCTCTATATATATGTAACCATATGTTAGGGCATTTGTTATCTATATACTATGACACCGGTGAAAATATGTCCTgttatacaattataataaaaacatgtaGTAATCCGACCTAGATCTGAACTGATGATCCTATTTGAAAACTCATGATATTTAGTGCATCCAACACCCCCAAATATCATTCAGTTCATTGTAGGAATAACCCTGATGATCcactatttttaattaaataatccattttatttttgttaaaaattaaattacctATTACCGTTCCGTAACTTTTTATCTTTAAAAGAACttaataatgatttatttggttcttcgactttacaaaaaaaattattttaactttctatttaatttttttgtctcttttaaccATTGATCTTGTATTACTTGTCAAATCATCCCATAGTTAGTAACCTTTGTAATTTGTGCTATCCCATTGTAAAAGTAATATGAAACATGCAAGTTAAGCTAGCTACGGTGTTGTTCgaatattgaataataataaagttaCGCTCATCTCAAATTTGAGATGAGTGTTTGGAAGAAGTGACACGGAAGTGGTCACTTCATTGGCCaaatttggaaataaaaaacACAGAGAACACATAGGAATTGTTTAGGCAGTTCGATTTTCATACATTTGCGAAACCTAGCTTAGTGAGAAATATTCACTCTCTTCAATAGCCACAACAAGTGATTCTAACCTATCACACAATCCGTGTTGATTCATATCACTTTTGAACCTTAAAGAAGAATACTCTCACCACTATGAACTCAGCAAGTAAAACCAAAAACACAATCGATTTTACTAACAATTTGCCCTTTAAGAAAAGTTTCTTCACTTGAACAAtataagttgtaacaccctggattttggggttagaagttttgtgATTTGTACATAAGGTCAGTGGCTAGGTCAGGCATTTGAAGTCGGTTCTACGTTTTAGtgtcagaatgggtctgctggtctggttGTGTGTTAGTTTAGCTTGGGGTTTTGGGTTCAAGTTCTCATGTGTGTAATTTGGGGAAATAATTTTAGTCTaattttgtttttgggttttaaaatacttatttatttttttattatttttggaaaagGAGAGTGATTTTTGAAACTTCTCAAAAATTTAGTTTCACattcttttactttctcttctacCTTCTCAAGacaatttttcttttctctttctttctcttttctcatTCTACTTTACTCTTATTTAGGATTTCAAATAAAATCTTGACGTTTTCTCTGCCATTGAATTCTCTACTTTAATTTTCATTGTTGATGTTTGGGTAGTCCAAGAAATCGACCGGAGGTAAGTGGTGTTTTTGGTTTTGTAGAGCAATTTTTGGTTATTCATTTGTGTTAGATTGGTATGATGATAATATTGGTATTTTTGGGTAGTCGAGTTTCAGAATTGTGTTAAGGAGGCGATTTAGTCCGGTTCTGGTGCTAGAGAATCTTGTTAAGGTGTGTTTCTAAACCCGTGGTAATTAGGGATCTTTTTGTGGCTGCTAACTCATGATTTTTCAGTAATTCTGGTGTGATTCcatgaccacacaggcgtgtattttaggacacacagccgtgtttgGTGGGCACACAAGCGTATGAGACCTTCATACGATCGTGTTTGTCCTGCACCCTAATTTAATGCACACggatagagagttacatggcttattctgtaataccccatacccgtacctgagaccgggataggatacgaggcattaccaagattttcagaataatttcaattaatttatattatttagtattcattttcatgtttcatgtaatatccttttcaaatattcaattcaaacatcatataaaatactatacaatatttaaattgtcatatttacatgctcattcaagatatacgaacctacctgactaaattgcagaaataccaagatttaggggcatattggtaatttactattttcccaaatttcacccaatcttaaattgataatttcattcaatttattaatttagataataaaacaattcattccattcaatttagtcatctttgacatttttacaaaattacccctaaagttttacttttattcaatttagtctatgagcttaaaacatgcaaattagccatgctaactgaatattcatatatattttcctcatcctcctctccattccacatccttaatgtacataTCATGCTTACAAGTAaagttatcaataatttcactattgacttatatgtatattcaaagctatccatctgtgtcatagtcactaaattatttatatctggagctatggaactccaaattaagatccgctaattttccctgaaactatactcatatatattcttaccataaaatttttaaaatttttggtttagccaatatgtacagtttattctttaaattttcccttgatctgctgtctaacagttctgacccttcttcactaaaaattaattatctcctcgtttatttctattgaaaatagactcattaaggattctaaaaatataaatttaagcccctacttatttttatccaatttttgatgattttccaaagtcagaacaggggaacccgaaatcattctgacattgtctcacaaaagttattgtatctcatgatttacaattccattgcttacataatttcttttataagaaactagactcaataatctttaatttcatattttattcatcctctaattagatttctacaatttttggtgatttttcaaagttaaactactgctgctgcccaaaacagttttagtgcaaaatgttgacttccattttaccctaaatttcataattcatacaattcagtccttgctcaattaacccctcaattaagataattttctcaattaatactttttctagacattataagttatttcataactattgaaattcagaatttccacatgaaactctaacttcaaactcatttacaattaggtcccaaacattcactttctattcaattctttcaataaaatcagaatataaacaatttaaagctctaattccatattaaatcatcatatacttccagaactcatccataacaacttaaaaaattagacatggaatcaaaaactaatgaaatagtaagttggacccaattgtaaaagtccaaaaacataaatatttcaaggagaaagcaagaattaaacttacatgaagctagagtatgaaaaccagcttgaaccctcctccatggctattttttagctgatgaatatgaagagaaatgaagagaattctagatattccaatttagtcccatttttatttagcccattttggcaattttccaattttgctcttatttcacccatttcctgatttttctcagctattgtcgcccaaaatatctcctttgggcttatttgcactttaggtccttcctcatttgacaattgagctatttaattcttttagcaacttttacacccttttcaatttagtcctttttatttaattaaccacccaaacgtcaaaattttctgactaaattttattactacctcaccaacactccataaatatttctaaaaatatttatggctcgatttatgaagtcgaggtctcgatacctcattctcaacccaatttacataattaattcttttaaatcaccaaattcactaatttaaaaatgcttttatattcacatttgattcatagtattaatttattaaatttttaactcacccgtcggatttggtgatctcaaatctctattcccgataccactgaaaattaggctgttacatattcacacagcca
The sequence above is drawn from the Gossypium hirsutum isolate 1008001.06 chromosome A05, Gossypium_hirsutum_v2.1, whole genome shotgun sequence genome and encodes:
- the LOC107960394 gene encoding NAC domain-containing protein 22; this translates as MATPAAAPPPDISFKCTNMDDLFTCFVKITSGSPLPNNVIDHVNPYGIDPKNLPGGVWFLINSKEEVDTKGGEWKTKEEGREVFSDSEMIGWRTSLEYYEGREPHQRKTEWVMEMFNVTVKRMCDEKEKQETSSLCRVSLVPSHEMVENGTGNHLIPHLDLDAHSSSRNPQHEETEALAVAERNEGENLFGMDSGGYDIGFFAGGNFLELKDLDNPTSPSSSSDNSSAISISSGECFDSLAILQELDEQILEQKDSGKKLDVLAGDKPNELDTVPATLGCLVSVEGSNSSSEGDESFKTGVSGDPNNQVAKRAKVEEVPSSSRKPSESHGGRRKGGSLGGMLRKKYLCFMPF